Within the Streptomyces sp. YIM 121038 genome, the region TGCTGGTCGCGGAGCTGCCGGTGCCGCGCCGCCCCAAGGGCTCGCCGTTCACCGTCAACGACCAGCTGATGATCGCGACCGCCCTGATGATCGCCCACTGGAACCGCGAACACGGGGCGAGGCCACGGCCGTTGCGCATCACCATGCCGGTGGACGACCGCCCGCGCGACATGTCGATGCCCATCGGCAACGGCACCCGGCTCGTCGAAGTCCCCTTCGGCGCCGACGAGCTGACCCCGCTGCTCGACGCCGAGCCGCGCCCCGAGGACGTCCGTACGCTCCTGCGCCGCACCTCCGACCGCACCCGGGCCCTCAAGGCCCTGTCCCGGCCGCAGCTCGGCCACGGCGCGACCCTGCTCACCGCGCCGGTCCTGCCGGTCGGGGTGCGGGCGGCCGTCACCCGGGGGCTGCGCAGGGCCGCCGCGCCGTGGACGTCGACGACGCTGCTGAGCAACATCGGCCGGATCCCGTACGCGCTCGACTTCGGGGACGCCGGGGCGGCGCACGCGGTGTGGTTCTCGGCGCCCGCCCGCATGCCGCGCGGCCTGACCGTGACCACCGCGTCCACCGCGGGCCGGCTGCACCTGGCCCTGCGCTGGTCCCGGACGCTGCTCGGCCACGGCGACGGCGCCCGTCTGCGCGACCTCTTCGAGCACTACCTCCACGTCACCGAGGAGGAACCCGCCCCATGACGACGACCGGCACGACAGGGGCCGCGGCGCGGCCCGCGCCGAAACGCCCGCACGGCCTGCGGGACTTCTACGAGAACCCGGCCGTCCCCGTCGCCTCCGGTGACGCCCGCAGCCTGCGGCAGGCGCGGATGCTCGCCGCCGCGCTCGGCCCCGCCACGCGCGGCGCCCGCGTGGTCCTCGACGTGGGCTGCGGCGACGGCTCCGCCGCCCGGGTCGCGGCGCCCCTGCTCGCCGGGCACCGCGTCATCGGCGTCGACTGGTCCCAGGACGCGCTGCGCCGCGCGAGCGGCCACCTGCCGTACGTCGTGCGCGGCGAACTCACCGACGGCGGCCTCCCGTTCGCGTCCGGCACCGTCGACGCGGTCCTGTTCAGCGAGGTCGTCGAGCACCTCGTCGACCCCGACTCGGCCCTGGACGAGCTGCGCCGCGTGCTGCGCCCCGGCGGCCACCTCATGCTGTCCACGCCGAACCTCGCCGCCTGGTACAACCGCGGGCTGCTGCTCGCCGGG harbors:
- a CDS encoding condensation protein, with protein sequence MTALEHPARPADGSGRPRRRVPFPVVDEVARHCLQEEEPETVHIEVHLPGAPDPDRLRTAFTAALRRHPRILMREARGAWYRRRYEWELTEGPDVEVVTFPEARADGLRRARERALCDAPPLTASPPVRLEVVAAPESSGSVLFLTINHTALDGPACLRVLATAAELYGGRDNAPAAPPTRTPATAPAADAPELPSPWTPPARVAHGAPEPSAGNGMLVAELPVPRRPKGSPFTVNDQLMIATALMIAHWNREHGARPRPLRITMPVDDRPRDMSMPIGNGTRLVEVPFGADELTPLLDAEPRPEDVRTLLRRTSDRTRALKALSRPQLGHGATLLTAPVLPVGVRAAVTRGLRRAAAPWTSTTLLSNIGRIPYALDFGDAGAAHAVWFSAPARMPRGLTVTTASTAGRLHLALRWSRTLLGHGDGARLRDLFEHYLHVTEEEPAP
- a CDS encoding class I SAM-dependent methyltransferase, giving the protein MTTTGTTGAAARPAPKRPHGLRDFYENPAVPVASGDARSLRQARMLAAALGPATRGARVVLDVGCGDGSAARVAAPLLAGHRVIGVDWSQDALRRASGHLPYVVRGELTDGGLPFASGTVDAVLFSEVVEHLVDPDSALDELRRVLRPGGHLMLSTPNLAAWYNRGLLLAGVQPVFSEVSLRAIHGRPGREVVGHLRLYTARALREFVAASGFDVVRLAGAPFHGVPRPLRALDRLACAVPGAASILLLHARKA